The Clostridium sporogenes region AATGTAATTTATGTACATAATAATTTTTATAATATAGATAGCATTTTAGAAGAGCTAGATATAGATAAAGTTGATGGTATAGTGATGGATTTAGGGGTATCTTCTTACCAATTAGATGAAGCTTCAAGAGGCTTTAGTTATATGAAAGATGCACCTTTAGATATGAGAATGAATAGAGATGAAAATTTTTCAGCCTACGATGTAATAAATAGCTATGGAGAGGAAGAGTTATTTAAGATATTAAAAAATTATGGAGAAGAAAAATTTTCTAGAAAAATTGCTAGATTTATAGTAGAAAAAAGAACAGAAAAATCTATAGAAACTACAGGGGAATTAGTAGAGATAATAAGAAAAGCTATTCCAGCTAAGTTTCAAAGGGAAGGACATCCTGCTAAAAGAACATTCCAAGCTATAAGGATAGAAGTAAATAAGGAACTTCAAATATTAAATAAAGCTATAGAAGATAGCGTAAATAGATTAAATAAAGATGGAAGATTAAGCATAATAACCTTTCACTCATTAGAGGATAGAATAGTAAAGGTTAAATTTAAAGAGTTAGAAAAACCATGTACTTGTCCACCAAGCTTTCCAATTTGTGTTTGTGGAAAGAAACCACAAATAAAAATAGTAACCAAAAAACCAATGGAACCTTCAAAGGAAGAAAAAGAAATTAATTCTAGAAGTAGAAGTGCAAAACTTAGAGTATGTAGAAAAATTTAAATATATAAATTTAATGCTTTTAAAATTTTTTATATCTAATACTTTAAAAATATAGTTATAAAACAGAAGGAGGCTGAATAAATTGGTAATGTTAGAGGGAAAAAACAGATTTAATGGGAATACAGTTTTAAAGCCACAGTATGAACCACAGAGAGAAAAAGATAAAGAAAAAGAGAAAAAAGAGCAATACAAAAAGAATAAAAAAATACGACAAAAGCTTTTAAAAAAGAAATTCAAAACTTTAAGAAATATTATAATAGCTTTTATATTAGGGGTTACTTTAGTTGCTAGATATGGAATATTATATGGTATGCAAAAAGAGTTAAGTAGTGTAAATAGTGAGATATCAGAAGTAGAAAAGGAAAGTGAAAATTTGAAGGTAGAATTAGTTCACCATAGTAATTTAAGCAATATAGAAAAGGTAGCGGGTCAAAATCTTAAAATGGTATCCCCTAATAAGGATTCAGCAATATATACGGATTTGAGCTATAATAACTTTAAAAAAGAAAATTCTAAGAATCATATTGGGGAAAAACATAACAGTTTTTTAGAGTTTTTTTCTAATTTAAAGAAAGTGCTATTTTAAATGGAGGTAACATAATTGTCAAATAGTAAGTACAGAGACAAAGTAATAATTAGAAAAAGAATGATATTTATATTTACTCTTTTAATTTTAGCTTTTATAGGCTTAGTAATAAAAATGGGAACTATAATGATAGGTCAGTCTCCAATGTTGAAAAAAAAAGCTGTGGATCAATGGACAAGTGAGGTAAAAATTGATGCTAAAAGAGGGAGAATACTAGACAGAAATGGCAACGAGCTAGCAGTAAGTGCTAATGTGTACAGAGTAGATTTAGATATGAATACTTTGAGAAGTACTATGGAAGAAAAAAAGCTGTCTAAAAAAGATGTAGCATCAAAACTTTCAAAAGCATTAGATATGGAACAAAAAGAAGTAGAAAAAGTATTAGATAAAAAGCTTCCAAGTGGATTACCTTTAGCCTCTGCCACTTTAAAAAGAAGAATAGAAAAGGACAAGGCTGACAAGGTGAGAGAATTAGATTTAAGGGGAATTTTAGTATCTGCAGATACTAAAAGATACTACCCTAATAATAATTTTTTATCTCATGTATTAGGACATACAAATTCCGATGGAAGGGGACTTACAGGGGTAGAATTGTACTATAACAATATATTATCAGGTAAGCCAGGGGTAAGAATTGCTGAAACGGATAATAAAAGCAAGGAATTACCTTATACTATTTCAGAATACACTAAACCAGAGGATGGAAAAGATTTAATATTAACTATAGATGAAATGATACAACACTTTAGTGAGAAGGCGGCAGAGCAAGCTTTAAAGGATAACAAAGCAAAGGCAGTATCTGTAGTGGTAATGGATCCTAAAACTGGAGAAGTACTAGCTATGGCAAATAAGCCAGATTATAATCCTAATGATCCTTGGCAGGAAGGGAAAAGCTATGAAGAACTTCAACAAAACTGGAGAAATAGATCGGTTAATGATACTTTTGAACCAGGATCTGTATTTAAAGTTTTTACAGCAGCGACGGCTTTAGAAGAAAATTTAATAACCTCCGAGGATAAGTTTACTTGTAATGGAAGTATAACTATAGGGAAAAGAACTATACGTTGCTGGAAAAGTGGAGGACATGGTACTCAAAATTTTATAGAAATACTTAAAAACTCTTGTAACGTAGGTTTTGCACAGTTAGGTCATAAGATAGGTAAAGAAAAATTAAATTCATATATTCAAAAATTTGGTTTTGGTAAAAAAACTGGTATAGACCTTCCAGGAGAAGCTCCAGGGATAACAAAGAAAACGGAAAATATATCAGATATAGATTTAGCTACAATATCCTTTGGTCAAGCTAATACATTGTCTATAGTACAATATCTCCAAGCGTTTAATGCAGTGGCTAATGGAGGAAATCTTATAAAACCTCATGTTATGAAAGAAATAGGACATTTTAATGAGGAAAAAAATAAAGAAATAATAGAAAAGAAAAATACTATAGATAGTAAGCAGGTTTTAAATAAAGAAAAGATGGCTACCCTAAGAAGCTATTTAGAAAAAGTAGTAGCAGAAGGGGGAGGTAAAAAGGCTTATATAGCAGGTTATCATATAGGTGGTAAAACTGGTACAGCTCAAAAGGCTGGTAAGGGTGGATATATGCCTGGTAAGTATGTAGCTTCCTTTGCAGGAATGGCACCAGCTAATGATCCAAGAATAACAGTATTTGTTTCTATTGATGAACCGGATCCTTCAAATTACTATGCAGGTCAAATAGCAGCTCCAGCAGCACAGGGGTTATTTAAAGATATATTTAATTATTTAGCATTGAAAAGTGATGCAGACGGAGAAGATATAGCTAAAAGCCTTTTAAAGGATATAACTATTCCTGAAGTTAGAGGTAAGACAAAAGAAGAAGCACAAAAGATATTAAAGGATTTAAAATTAGATTGTGAAATACAGTCCCAAGGAGAATATGTAGTAGATATGAATCCTAAACCAGGGTATACTGTAAAAGAAGGTAGTAAAATCGTTCTTTACACAGGGAACAATCAAAATTATAATAAAGTAGTGGTTGTTCCAAATGTAAAAGGGCATACTGTAGAACAGGCTATGTCTGTATTAAATAGTATAGGATTAAGAGGAGACATACAGGGCGATGGAATTATTTCTCACCAAAGTATAGAAGCAAATAAGGAAGTTAAAAAAGGAACTATGGTTAATTTAAAAGCAGAACCAATAGGAGATTAATATAATAAAAAATTGGCATGCAGTAGTACAGAATTCTGTGTATTGCATGCTAATATTTTGTTAGTTCTACATAATTAGTTCTACATAAATAATTTAATTAATAGACTTTAAAAAAATTACATAAGAAACTATAATAAAATAAGGATATGTGAATAAAAAAATAAAATTTTTTATTTACAAAAGTTAAATATGATTTTATTGTTATTATATTAAGGGACAATAATTGAGATAAGGAAGTGTTACAATGGATTTAAGTTTAATATTAAAGTCATTAGAATATTCTTTTATAAAAGAGGATAAAAAGGAGATAGAAAAAATAGAATATGATTCAAGAAAGGTTAAAGAGGGAGATTTATTTGTTTGTATAGAAGGGTATGCAACAGATGGTCATAAATATGCCCAAAAAGCTTATGACAATGGAGCCAAAGTAATTGTTTGTGAGAAAGATTTAGAAGATTTATCTTATTATAAAGAGTGTACTATAATAAAGGTCCCAGACAGTAGAAAAGCCTTAGCTATAATGGCATCTAATTATTATGGTAACCCATCTAAACATATTAAGATAATAGGTATTACAGGAACAAATGGCAAAACTACATCTACTTTTATGATGAAAGCTATATTAGAAAAAGCAGGTTATAAAGTTGGACTTTTAGGAACTATAGCAAATTATATAGGAAATAAAAAAATAGAATCCCATAGAACTACTCCAGAATCTTTAGAATTACAAAAATTATTTAAAGACATGGTAGATGAAAAAGTAGATTATTGTGTAATGGAAGTATCTTCTCATTCTTTATATTTAGATAGAGTTTATGGAGTAGAATTTAAAGAAGCTATATTTACAAATCTAACACAGGATCATTTGGATTTTCATAAAACCTTTGAAAACTATTTTAACTCCAAACTAATTTTATTTAAAAATGCTCAAAATTCAGTTATAAATATAGATGATAGTTATGGGGAAAAAGTATTAAAGAAAGCTTTAGGAAATAAAATAACCTATGGTGTAGAGAAGAATTGTGACTTAAAAGCGGAAAATTTATACATGCATTCTAGAGGTGTAGAATTTGATACTATATTTAAAAATGAAAAAGAAACTATAGCTTTAAATATACCAGGTAAATATAATATATATAATGCTCTAGGAAGCATTGGTGCTTGTCTTTTAGAGGGTATTTCTTTAAAAACTATAAAAGAAGCATTAGAAGATATGCCATCTGTACCAGGAAGATGTGAAATTGTAACTAAAAACTATAATTTAGGTTATGATGTTATAGTAGATTATGCCCATACACCAGATGGCTTAGAAAATATATTATCTACTGCTAGAGAGTTCACAAAGGGAAGATTAATAAGTGTATATGGATGTGGTGGAGATAGAGATAGAACTAAAAGACCTATTATGGGAAAAGTAGGATCAGATTTAAGTGATATAGCTATAATAACCTCAGATAATCCAAGAACAGAGGATCCTTCCCTTATAATAAAAGATGTGCTAGAAGGTATAGAGAAAGATAATTATATAGTAGTTGAAGGAAGACGAGATGCAATAAAAAAGGCTATGGAAATAGCCAAAGAAAATGATGTTATAGTAGTGGCAGGAAAAGGCCATGAAGATTATCAGATATTAAAAGATAAAACCATTCATTTTGATGAAAGAGAAGTAATAGAGGAGTTAATAAAAGAAATATAAATTATATTAAATATAATTATTTAAAAAATTTTCAATGTAAAGTAGATGGATTTATAATTACATTTAGTTATAAAATAATAAAAAGATTATTACTCTGAAATGGAAGTGTTAGCGTGGAAAATGTTAAACTAGAAGAAATAATAAAAGCAGTTAATGGTGAGTTAGTGATAACTGGAGAAAAAGATGAATATAATTCAGTAAGTACAGATACAAGAAAAATAGAAAAGGGAGATATATTTATAGCCCTAAAAGGAGAAAATTTTAATGGAAATAAGTTTGTACAAACGGCCATAGAAAATGGAGCAGCTTTATGCATAGTAAGTGAAATAAATTTTGATAAAGAAAAAATAGGTAAATCTTCTTATGTAATAAAGGTGGAGAATACTAATAAGGCTCTTTTAGATTTAGCTAAATACTATAAAAGTAAACTAGATATAAAAGTGGTTGCTATTACTGGATCTACAGGAAAAACATCTACAAAGGATTTAGTTGCGGCTGTGCTTTCAGAAAAATATAAAGTATTTAAAACAGAGGGAAACTTTAATAATGAGATAGGACTTCCTCTTATGATTTTTAAATTAGATAAAAGTTATGATATAGCAGTTTTAGAAATGGGAATGAATCATTTTAATGAAATACACAATATGGCAGAAGCAGCAAAGCCAGATATAGCTATAATAACTAATATAGGTATATCTCATATAGAAAATTTAGGATCTAGGGAAAATATTTTAAAAGCAAAATTGGAAGTAACAGATTTCTTTAGTAAGGATAATATTTTAATAATAAATGGAGACAATGATCTTCTATCAAATTTTGAAAGTGATAAATATAAGGTATGCAAAATAGGTACAGAGAAAAAATTTGATTTTAATGGATATAATTTAAATTTAGAAGAGGAAAGTATAAAATTTGATATATTAGAACAAGGTAAAACAGCCTATAAAGGCTTTAATGTGAATGTACCCGGGAAGCATAATGTGCTTAATTCTCTTACCGCTATAGCCTGTGGAAAAGTTTTAGATATGAACTACAAAGATATACAAAATGGAATAAAAAATTTAAAAGCTACCTCTATGAGGCTAGACATTATTAAGGAGAAGGGCTTTACTATAATAAATGATTGTTATAATGCAAGTCCGGATTCTATGAAAGCAGCTATAGATGTAATGAAAAATGTAAAGGGAAAAAGAACTATAGCTTTATTAGGTTCCATGAGGGAACTTGGAAATGAGGGGTATAGAGCCCATAGGGAAGTTTCTGAATATGCAAAAGAAAAGGGAGTAGATTTATTATTTTCTATAGGAGAGTTTAATGAAGCCTATAGGGAGGGTTTTGAAGAAATAAACAAAGATAATTATAAAAGCTTTTTAAATAATGAAGAAGCAGCAAAATACATAAAAAATATAATAAAAGATGGTGATATAATATTAGTTAAAGCATCTAGAGCTATGAAGCTAGAAGAAATAGTACAAAAACTAAGGATAAAACAAGAAAAATAGGAGGTGACTTGCTCACATAGTTAGAGCAATTATTTATGAATAGAATAGTATATGCAGTGCTTTTAGCCTTTTTAATATCTATATTAGGAGGACCAATATTAATACCTTTATTACACAAATTTAAATTTGGACAAAATATAAGAGAAGAGGGACCAAAAAGTCATAGAAAAAAAGCAGGTACCCCTACTATGGGCGGAGTTATATTTATATTATCATCTATAATAACAATGGCGTTAACTATAAGAAAGCCAGGGGATGAAGCTATGGTAGCTTTATATGCATTTATAGCTTTTGGGATAATAGGTGCTTTAGATGATGGCTTGAAAATAATTCATAAAGACAATTTAGGACTAAGGGCTTACCAAAAAATGTTATTAATTTTAATTGTATCTGGTATATTTGGGTATTATTCTGCCAATAATCCTAATATAGGTACTTCAATAATAATGCCTTTTACTAGGAAAAGTGTGGATTTAGGAATGCTTTATATACCGGGTATAATAATATATTTTGCAGCCACTACTAATGCTGTTAATTTAACAGATGGATTAGATGGATTAGCTACGTCTGTTACATTACTTGTTATGACTTTCTTTGCTTTGGTGAGTTTTGGAATGGGCCACTATACTTTAGCTATATTTTGTGCAGTGTTAGCAGGAGCGCTTTTAGGATTTTTAAGATATAATGCATTTCCGGCCCAAGTATTTATGGGAGATACAGGTTCCTTAGCTTTAGGTGGAGCAGTAGCTGCTGTGGCTATGATACTAAAATTGGAAATATTGGTTGTAATAGTAGGTGGAATATATGTATTAGAAACTTTATCTGTAATAATACAGGTTATATCCTTTAAGCTTACAGGAAAAAGAGTATTTAAAATGAGTCCTATACATCATCATTTTGAATTAAGTGGATGGCATGAAACTAAAGTAGTATCTGTTTTTTCAATAATTACAGTAATATTATGTTTGGTTGCTTTCTTGGCATTATAATAAGCATTAGATAATGTAATTATAGCTATAAAGTTATTTTAAACCTATAAGTAATCTAATAGGAGGAATTAGCGGGATATGAAAAAAACTAAAACTAAATTAGGTGCTATAGATTTTACTCTTTTTGTTACCATAACCTTATTGGTATCTATAGGGGTAATAATGGTTTATAGTGCTAGTTCTTACAGTGCCTTTTTCAATCCAAATATAAAAGATAGTACTTATTTTTTAAAGAAACAGGGAGGAGCAGGAATTGTAGGGATAATATCTATGCTCTTTATAATTAAGATTGATTATCATAAATATAAAAAACATACAAAAAAGTTAATGCTTATAACTATAGTGTTGTTACTTATGGTTTTTCTATTTCAACCAGTAAATGGAGCTAGAAGATGGATAAGATTAGGTCCATTATCTCTTCAACCATCAGAGATAACTAAATATATGATAGTTATGTATATGGCCAAAAGTTTAGAATCCAAAGGAGAAAAAATTAAAACTTTTACCTATGGCATAATTCCATATTTATTAGTTTCAGGATTTTATGCAGGGTTGGTATTTGCAGAAAAAAATCTTAGTATAGCAGCTGTTATAATGATAGTTACTTTAATAGTTTTATATGTATCAGGAGCCAAAACTAAACATATATCCCTTGTAATGCTTATGGTTCTACTCGCAGGAGTAGCAGGCATAATCTTTGAACCCTTTAGAGTGAAAAGATTTTTAAGCTTCTTAAATCCTTGGGAAGATCCTAAAGGTACCGGATATCAACTTATTCAATCCTTATTAGCCTTAGGATCTGGAGGAATTTGGGGAGTAGGCGTAGGTAGATCGAGACAAAAATGCTACTATATACCGGAACCTCACAATGATTTTATCTTTGCAATAATAGGTGAAGAATTAGGTTTAATAGGCTGTATTTTTATAGTGATTTTATTCTCAATATTTATATGGAGAGGAATAGTTATAGCTACAAAAGCTAAAGATACATACGGTACTATTTTAGCTACAGGAATTACATCTATAGTAGCGGTTCAGGCTATAATAAATATGGCCGTTGTTACAGGTTCTATGCCTGTTACCGGAGTCCCCCTTCCTTTTATAAGCTATGGTGGATCTTCTTTAGCAATTAATTTAATGGCTATGGGAATATTGCTTAATATATCTAGACAAACTGAAAATACCATATAAAAAATAGCAACATTTAGTTGCTATTTTTTTTGTATATTCTTAAATTAATATTAATTTAAGAATATTAGGATGTAGTTAACTGGCTTTATATAAAGAAGTATACTATAATTTTATTATAAGAATTGTTATAAAATAAAAATTCTTTAATGAAATTTAAACTAGCATTATAAATAACTAATATATATGTGTTTTTAATTTCCAAAATATATATAATATATTTTGAAATATTGTAATTATTTTTTAATGAAATAAATGAATTAAAATGTTAAAATAAATTTAAGTTTAAATTATAATAAATTAAGTATTTAGGTAGGTAAAATAATGAGTAAAGATTTAATAAGCACAGACGAATATATAGAAATAAAAAAAAAGACAAAAAGAATAAAAAAGATAGTAGTATTATTTATATTTTTAATATCTATCTTGGTAACCCTATGCCTTAAAATACCTTATTTTAATATAGAATCAATTGAGGTACAAGGTAATATAAATATATCTAAAGAGATAATAAAAGATACTTCTACTATTAAAACAGGAAATAATATATTTTATGCTAATAAAAGAGATGCAATAGAAAATATTTCATTGAATCCATATATTGAAGAAGTAAAAATTACAAAAAAACTTCCTAATAAATTACAGATATATGTTAAAGAAAGAGAAGCTTTGTTTTATAATAAAGTGGATAAAGACTTTTTTATTATATCTAAGAATGGATGCCTATTAGAAAAAAGAAAAGACATTAAAAATATGAAACTTATCAATTTACAAGGATTTGAATTCAATGAATCTAAAATAGGAAATCCTTTAAAATCTAAGGATGAAAGATCAGTAAAAATTTTAAATGATTTTGGAGTACTATTTAAAAATAATACCTCTGATGTAGTTTTCAATCAGTTAGATTTAAGAAATTTATTGGATATTAGAATTTATTCTAAGGGTATATGTGTAAAAATTGGTACATCAGATCAAATAGAAAAGAAATTGAATACAGCTATAAATATTTTAAAAAGGGATGAACTTAAAAAAGCAAAAAAGGGATATGTAGATGTTAGTTATGAAGGAAATCCTGTATTTTATATAGAAAAATAGGAGGTAAGAAATGAAAAAGACTTCACAAATTAGTATAGCATTGGTTTGTGCTATATTAGGATTTATGTTATCTCATCAATTTAAATCTATAGTAAAACAAGAAAAAACTCTAAATATAACAAGTAAAAGTAGTGAAGATGTTACTGTAGAAATCGATCAATATAAAAAAGAAAAAACAGAATTAGAGAAAAAAGTAGATGAACTTCAAGGAAAATTAAAAGATTATGAAAATAAGGCTTCTTCTAAAAGTGATGCTACTAAAAATTTACTTCAAGAGCTTG contains the following coding sequences:
- the mraY gene encoding phospho-N-acetylmuramoyl-pentapeptide-transferase, giving the protein MNRIVYAVLLAFLISILGGPILIPLLHKFKFGQNIREEGPKSHRKKAGTPTMGGVIFILSSIITMALTIRKPGDEAMVALYAFIAFGIIGALDDGLKIIHKDNLGLRAYQKMLLILIVSGIFGYYSANNPNIGTSIIMPFTRKSVDLGMLYIPGIIIYFAATTNAVNLTDGLDGLATSVTLLVMTFFALVSFGMGHYTLAIFCAVLAGALLGFLRYNAFPAQVFMGDTGSLALGGAVAAVAMILKLEILVVIVGGIYVLETLSVIIQVISFKLTGKRVFKMSPIHHHFELSGWHETKVVSVFSIITVILCLVAFLAL
- a CDS encoding UDP-N-acetylmuramoyl-tripeptide--D-alanyl-D-alanine ligase, with product MENVKLEEIIKAVNGELVITGEKDEYNSVSTDTRKIEKGDIFIALKGENFNGNKFVQTAIENGAALCIVSEINFDKEKIGKSSYVIKVENTNKALLDLAKYYKSKLDIKVVAITGSTGKTSTKDLVAAVLSEKYKVFKTEGNFNNEIGLPLMIFKLDKSYDIAVLEMGMNHFNEIHNMAEAAKPDIAIITNIGISHIENLGSRENILKAKLEVTDFFSKDNILIINGDNDLLSNFESDKYKVCKIGTEKKFDFNGYNLNLEEESIKFDILEQGKTAYKGFNVNVPGKHNVLNSLTAIACGKVLDMNYKDIQNGIKNLKATSMRLDIIKEKGFTIINDCYNASPDSMKAAIDVMKNVKGKRTIALLGSMRELGNEGYRAHREVSEYAKEKGVDLLFSIGEFNEAYREGFEEINKDNYKSFLNNEEAAKYIKNIIKDGDIILVKASRAMKLEEIVQKLRIKQEK
- a CDS encoding cell division protein FtsQ/DivIB — protein: MSKDLISTDEYIEIKKKTKRIKKIVVLFIFLISILVTLCLKIPYFNIESIEVQGNINISKEIIKDTSTIKTGNNIFYANKRDAIENISLNPYIEEVKITKKLPNKLQIYVKEREALFYNKVDKDFFIISKNGCLLEKRKDIKNMKLINLQGFEFNESKIGNPLKSKDERSVKILNDFGVLFKNNTSDVVFNQLDLRNLLDIRIYSKGICVKIGTSDQIEKKLNTAINILKRDELKKAKKGYVDVSYEGNPVFYIEK
- a CDS encoding stage V sporulation protein D; protein product: MSNSKYRDKVIIRKRMIFIFTLLILAFIGLVIKMGTIMIGQSPMLKKKAVDQWTSEVKIDAKRGRILDRNGNELAVSANVYRVDLDMNTLRSTMEEKKLSKKDVASKLSKALDMEQKEVEKVLDKKLPSGLPLASATLKRRIEKDKADKVRELDLRGILVSADTKRYYPNNNFLSHVLGHTNSDGRGLTGVELYYNNILSGKPGVRIAETDNKSKELPYTISEYTKPEDGKDLILTIDEMIQHFSEKAAEQALKDNKAKAVSVVVMDPKTGEVLAMANKPDYNPNDPWQEGKSYEELQQNWRNRSVNDTFEPGSVFKVFTAATALEENLITSEDKFTCNGSITIGKRTIRCWKSGGHGTQNFIEILKNSCNVGFAQLGHKIGKEKLNSYIQKFGFGKKTGIDLPGEAPGITKKTENISDIDLATISFGQANTLSIVQYLQAFNAVANGGNLIKPHVMKEIGHFNEEKNKEIIEKKNTIDSKQVLNKEKMATLRSYLEKVVAEGGGKKAYIAGYHIGGKTGTAQKAGKGGYMPGKYVASFAGMAPANDPRITVFVSIDEPDPSNYYAGQIAAPAAQGLFKDIFNYLALKSDADGEDIAKSLLKDITIPEVRGKTKEEAQKILKDLKLDCEIQSQGEYVVDMNPKPGYTVKEGSKIVLYTGNNQNYNKVVVVPNVKGHTVEQAMSVLNSIGLRGDIQGDGIISHQSIEANKEVKKGTMVNLKAEPIGD
- a CDS encoding UDP-N-acetylmuramoyl-L-alanyl-D-glutamate--2,6-diaminopimelate ligase, with the translated sequence MDLSLILKSLEYSFIKEDKKEIEKIEYDSRKVKEGDLFVCIEGYATDGHKYAQKAYDNGAKVIVCEKDLEDLSYYKECTIIKVPDSRKALAIMASNYYGNPSKHIKIIGITGTNGKTTSTFMMKAILEKAGYKVGLLGTIANYIGNKKIESHRTTPESLELQKLFKDMVDEKVDYCVMEVSSHSLYLDRVYGVEFKEAIFTNLTQDHLDFHKTFENYFNSKLILFKNAQNSVINIDDSYGEKVLKKALGNKITYGVEKNCDLKAENLYMHSRGVEFDTIFKNEKETIALNIPGKYNIYNALGSIGACLLEGISLKTIKEALEDMPSVPGRCEIVTKNYNLGYDVIVDYAHTPDGLENILSTAREFTKGRLISVYGCGGDRDRTKRPIMGKVGSDLSDIAIITSDNPRTEDPSLIIKDVLEGIEKDNYIVVEGRRDAIKKAMEIAKENDVIVVAGKGHEDYQILKDKTIHFDEREVIEELIKEI
- the spoVE gene encoding stage V sporulation protein E, producing the protein MKKTKTKLGAIDFTLFVTITLLVSIGVIMVYSASSYSAFFNPNIKDSTYFLKKQGGAGIVGIISMLFIIKIDYHKYKKHTKKLMLITIVLLLMVFLFQPVNGARRWIRLGPLSLQPSEITKYMIVMYMAKSLESKGEKIKTFTYGIIPYLLVSGFYAGLVFAEKNLSIAAVIMIVTLIVLYVSGAKTKHISLVMLMVLLAGVAGIIFEPFRVKRFLSFLNPWEDPKGTGYQLIQSLLALGSGGIWGVGVGRSRQKCYYIPEPHNDFIFAIIGEELGLIGCIFIVILFSIFIWRGIVIATKAKDTYGTILATGITSIVAVQAIINMAVVTGSMPVTGVPLPFISYGGSSLAINLMAMGILLNISRQTENTI
- a CDS encoding cell division protein FtsL, whose amino-acid sequence is MVMLEGKNRFNGNTVLKPQYEPQREKDKEKEKKEQYKKNKKIRQKLLKKKFKTLRNIIIAFILGVTLVARYGILYGMQKELSSVNSEISEVEKESENLKVELVHHSNLSNIEKVAGQNLKMVSPNKDSAIYTDLSYNNFKKENSKNHIGEKHNSFLEFFSNLKKVLF
- the rsmH gene encoding 16S rRNA (cytosine(1402)-N(4))-methyltransferase RsmH, with amino-acid sequence MEFKHISVLLEETIDSLNIKEDGIYVDCTLGGGGHSKEILKRLSHKGKLIGIDQDTSALKAAKERLKDYENVIYVHNNFYNIDSILEELDIDKVDGIVMDLGVSSYQLDEASRGFSYMKDAPLDMRMNRDENFSAYDVINSYGEEELFKILKNYGEEKFSRKIARFIVEKRTEKSIETTGELVEIIRKAIPAKFQREGHPAKRTFQAIRIEVNKELQILNKAIEDSVNRLNKDGRLSIITFHSLEDRIVKVKFKELEKPCTCPPSFPICVCGKKPQIKIVTKKPMEPSKEEKEINSRSRSAKLRVCRKI